The DNA sequence TTATTGGGCGCTTCAGAACACTACCGTCAGCAGCCATGGAAGCTGCGTTCCTGGCCGCCGTTGGCACTTTCTATTGGCAGCACTATGCCATTGTTTACTCTCTAGTGCTTCGCACTTAAAACTCTGCAACTTCTCACCGCCATTGACAGCTTTTTGTTTCCCTGCTCTTTATTCCCATCATAAAGACTGTCAATAACTGTGAACATATCAAACGCCAGATCTCACCTCATCATGACTGGCCATatcgcagaagaagaagaagatggaagcagtgcagcagcaacggtcGAATCTCCACAAAGggcgcaagaagaagaacacaCGGAACAGCAATATGTGCCAGAAATTCCAATCGAAGCACAGCGAGCAAACTTTGGCTTGCTATGTGCCGCTCATAATCCGGGGGGACAGTGCGTGAATCCAGCGGTTATCCCGTGCCAGATATGCCAGCTTGTTGCAGTAAGTGAACCGCAGTGATCTTGGCGATGCTATTCTGCGTTGATTTTCACCTTTTCCTCTCTGCTACTCGCTGCATTTGGCCGCGCTGACGTTTCAAATACAGTACTGCACCGAAGAATGCATGAGGAAAGACGCAGAACGTCACTCTGGCGAGTGTCCTCCACCAACGGAGCCCCCGTCACGTTCCGAGCCGACAAGCGAAATCCCAGATGACCCTGTGCAAGATGAGGGGTTCTTCTGGGCCAACTATGCTGCGACTGACGTTTTGAACTTGGCGGCGAACGAGGGGATAGAGTTCGACGGCTTTTTGCGTATTCTCCTCAGTGGCAGTGAGTGACTCGCGATGAGATTGGGGAGTGCTACAAGAGGAGAGTCATTTAACGCGTGTGGGTAGCTTTTGGCCTCCGGCATCTCATTTACTCTATTGTCGCCATGCCAGAAACTGCTTGTCCATATCTCGAGGTAGCAATATCCGAGCTGGAGGTGCCGCATCTCTATCGGACTTTTCTCTCGCTACTGATTCTGCGCAAGGGCGAAGAGATCAACATGGATCCGTACGAGGTCGCAGACTTGGTGACGCACGTGTGGTATTCGTTCAAATGGCCCCATCATGTCGTGGCCTTTTTCAAGAATCATTTAGCCGCAGATTTTGAACCATTCACCGGCGGCAGAGAAAGTCATGTTTCACTTGGAATAGATCCAATCATCAAATTTTTGTACCCTTCTGACACACTGGCCTTGTGCGTTGGCTTCAGTTTGTTAGCTTGGCGTGCCATGAAAATCTTCTTGGATGACACCATCAATCAGAAGCCCATGAATCTGGAGTCCACGAATCAGGAGTCCACGAATCAGGAGTCCACGAATCAGGAGTCCACGAATCAGGAGTCCATCCTTCGAGATAGAGAAAAGGATGTCGAGGCATATGGCGAGCCTTTGGAAAACGCCTTTGCACGAATGTCGCCATCTCGAGTGGCAGGGCTGGTGAAATGGCGGCAAACTGGCTTGATGCTGGCTTACGGCGACTCTGGACTGCCCCATGCCCAGCTGAATCCGTAAGTCAAAAGTCCAACCTTGACAGAAACAAGGGCGAAACATGATAACAGTTTGTCCCCACCTCTATAGGATGTTTTACTGCAGTAGACCGGAAAGCTTCACCTGTGAGCCACTTTCCGAATGGCCAATGAATGAAATCCTGGACTACACCCCGTATGCTGCCGAAGCAGATGTATACGGAAAAATGGTGGCCTATGTCCGCGAAATGCTGGTGAAATTTCAACTGcggctgaagaggagaggaatcTTTGTAAAACTCACAAACGCCGGCACAGTGAAGTTGAGTGGGCATTTGACAAAGTGTTTTGATAGAGAGCAAAAATTCGATCGGATAGAGGTAATGTTTAAAGGACACGGAAGAACTACTGCAATATTCACAATATTAACCCCAACTTTTCCAGGCTGGACACCTCTTCGATACAAACGCCCCGTTGTGTTTCTTGACGTTCTCCCCTCTGCTTCGGCACCACGAAGAGAATCCGTTTGCTACCTTGTTAATCATGACACGGGGAACCTTTACTCGGTCAGATAATCCGCGCACCAGAGAAATAATAGCTGATGAAAAAGTCAAGTTATTTCAGCCCGTCTCTCAGTCTCTAGACTCAATAGCACCGCCGGTGCAGACTACTGATAACAAGTACAGTGCCGCCTGTGTACATCGGCATTTTGCTCTTCAAGTATTTGACCGAGAGTGGGACATGTTTTCCGATCGGTAAGTAGCTCACCCAAACGTTGAATCTTGTTCGTCTTCACTAAccacatacatgtatacttGTAAGCAAAGCTGGTTGGCTGATCCAAACTATTTCAATTACGAAGTCATGCAAACAGAGGATACGAAACGCGGCATTTTTCAAACCGGTTGGCTGGGCCTGCAGttcaaaagaaaaaaatacagTCAAGCCGCGGTGGCAGAACCGATTGATGCCGAGGACCGGCAAGATCTTAacggaagaagacgccagcAACTTGAGGcgctggatgagctggtCTACCACAAGGCCAGAACGTTGGCTGGAATGGAAAAAGGTGAAAGATATCTCTTGGGATATGTGGTCAGAGTACTGTGATTATCTTCCAATTATAGGAACGAGAGACTATACGGTTATGGAGTTGGAAAACATGTATGGTTTCCTCGCAAGGGAAACTGAATTTCTCGACATTGAAGAGGAGTATGAAAATTGTGCCTGTGGAAGCAAAAAGCGCCGCAACAAGTGTGAACATGAGCATAAACAGGAACCTGCCACATCGACCGAACAGGAGCCTGCCATGACGAATGAAGAGGAGGCTGAGAGTGATGGCTGGATGCAGATGGATTCTGCGGAGGATTCTGCGGCTGGCGGCGCGAATGGGAAgtcgaagcagaagaagaagaagaagaagaagaagcagaagaagaaggctggcaAGAAATAGAGGTCAAGGTGAAGATACAGTGGCTGACGGTGAGACAGAGACATTTATCATTTTGGTATTGAGATGGAGTGCTGTGAACGGGTGAACAAAGGCACTTTCGTGGTCAAAGATAAGCTAGGATGTTGGGAAACGGCGTGAATTATTGTTTGGAAACATTGATAGACTTGTGGCTGATTAACACTATTTTCATAATACTAAATGTCGGAGTTGTTAGCTTAGCTGAGAAGGATTTGCTACCTGGTCTATCTAGTTGTCGTGAATTGCGTGGAGCGAACGTGAATGTGAATGTGAAGGTGAATGTTGGCGGCTCGGCGTTTGGTGGGATGACTCAAATCGAGCGCGGCGATAGATTGTAGGATGACTAAGACTAGGGAGATGTTTAATAATGCGGAATAGGAACTCATTTGGTTGTGGGTCATGGATTGGATGATTCCAGTTCCTGGACCTGTAGTCTCGGCCTGATGGTAGGTTGCGATGCAGCAGTGGTCGCTTAAATGATGCGTGTGTAGTAAATACATGTAAGCTCTAGTCTAGTGTTCACGACGGCCTTTTCAAGCGTTCAGCCCTCTTAGCTCGCTCAATTGGATTGTTTTGTTTATTCAGCTTGAGTTGCTATCTCCGAAGATGATGCTTGCAAAAATGTGGAGAGATGTTTTCCCTCGTGCATTGCGTGGAAATGGATGGGTAGCGTAGGATTCAGGATGGCCAAGGTAGGTTTTCTGTTTTCGTCTGACGTCAAATACGACCGTGTTGTGCTGTGTTGGAAAATTGTATATATCTGACGTTGGCTGCCCCGCTCGAATAAGACTGGGCGATTTAGAGTTGACAACTCTGCCAGTCGAAGTTTACAACACTCTACAAGGACAACTTTTACATCATTCGACAAAGACGGGTTTCTGAAAACATCAAAAATGGGTGAACCGGAGGCTAAGCGCGTCAAGACAGAGTATGAGCTCATCTACTGGCCTGGCATTCCCGGCCGCGGCGAGGTTGTCCGGCTGCTGTTTGAAGAGACGGGCACGCCCTACATTGACGTggcaaagggcaaaaaggcaGTCGACGCAGTGTGCGCGTACTCTGACCTGAAGAATGTCGGGGACGACAAGAACCCGCCCAAGTTTGCGGCGCCGGTGCTGAAGCACGGAGAGCTGGTGATTAACCAGCTGCCCAACATTCTGCTGTACCTGGCGCcgaggctggggctggggcccGCCAGCGGGGACGGCGTGTACCACCTCAATGAGATTGCGCTGACGATTCTGGATGGGTTTTTGAATGAGGTGCATGAGACGCATCATCCGGTGGGGACGGCGGCGTATTATGAGGATCAGAAGGacgaggccaagacgagGAGCAAGGCGTTTCGggaggagaggctgccaaagtATATGAAGTATGTGCAGAGGGTGTTGGATGGGGAGAGGAGTGGGGAGTGGGGATGGCTGTATGGGGGGGAGTTGACGTATGTTGACTTGGTGCTTTTTCAGGTGAGTCTTGCTGTGATCTGCAGTTATTACGGGATAAGTAAACTAATACTGGGGAATTACAGTGCCTTGATGGAACAAAGTATGCGTTCCCGAAGACGGTGGAGAAGTTGAAGGAAGGGGGGAAGTATGCTGGTGTGTTTAAATTGTATGATGCGGTCAAGGAGAGGCCGAATGTCAAGGCGTATCTGGAGAGTGATAGGAGGGTGGCTTATGCGGATGGCATTTGGCGGCATTATCCTGAgttggaggaggatgaggagtaATGCGTTTTGCCGTCTGATGGAGAGAAGTGGAAGCGGATGGAAGAGATTCTTAAAGGCTCATTGGGAGATGACTTTTGTTGTCGGCTCGATGAATTGAGTTGTGGGCTGACTGAGTTACATCGGGAGTGAGGCGGTGATGGACGATAAGAAGCGCCGAGTGAGTGCTTTTGAAGCAAATTAGTATGATAGTTGGATGGAGAATGACTTTTACGTCGGCTTTGTGTCTCCTATAAACGTTGTCTGCTTGGGCCTAGACTTGACGGATGCTTGAGTGGTTGACCGGTGttgatgttggtgttgcaCAAGGTGAGGCCTCCGGCGGATAGTTGCTTCAAGTCTGTAGCTATCCCACTGAGGCGGTCAGATAGTACGGTGAGAAACGGAAAGAGGTATCGTATTTTGTTAACATTAAAGATAACAGATGTAAGCTCGAGAATTGCGAGTGCCGAATGCGAATATTTAAAGGAGATAGCTGTCCCATGAATAAAACTATTTACTTTGCTTCTTCGATATCTTACAGTATTATGGATTCTTACAGGATTATGGATTATCATTACAGATTACGACGTATCACAACGCACGACTCGTGAATCGCCCACTTTCTTtaccaagaagagaaactgGGTGATCGGAACGTCATACATGAAGAAAGACGCAGTGGGCAAGGTAAGTCGCTGCGAAACTATTCCTTCTCCAACGGGCTTTTACAACAGAGAGTAAGCCTACCTATTTCTGTCTCGTGCTGACGCTTCAATCTGGCTATTGAAGACACTTATAGATATCGACACGGCCAACTCAGGGCTATTACCGAACTGAgcatctttgcttttccatgCAGGACCATCGGCGCCGATGAGTGGGTGCAGCGATCACTTGACATTCGATATACTTCCAGGGCGCAGTATGCAATTGCTAGACCTGCAATGCCATGTCAGCGACCTCTAGTGGACGGGATTATCCCCAGACCAATAAAGGCCAATGAGCGTCCCACCCTCTCGAGGTATGTGGCGCTTTTCTTTGCCTCGTTTGTATCGCGAGCCAAACGCTGACTATCATCATCTAGAGAGAAGGAACCACAGCTCGTGACGAAACATATAGAGATAGGCGAGCTAGTAAGTAAactactcttttttttacatggAATGATACAAGTTGGGTGTTGGAAATGACAGGATGATCACTAATACTGACTGTTGTCGTTCTTTTAGATCCAATCAAACCCACAGCTCCAGCGCAGAGGCAAGCGTCTCAGCAGATGCTGGAATCGATGTCTGGGGAGATGATGCACTCACCGATCCCGCCAATGACTCTTACGAATACACGTACAATTACAAGGAAATAAACGGGCCAACTGTATTCCTTGCAAACGCCGGACACGAAGACAATATATCTCGATTGGTTGTTAAAACTACAGGCTTTACCCTCCCATGACCCCAACATTTCTTGACTAACACCATCTAGCTGTAAGACTCCTCCACCCCTTTATCTGGACGATCAAAAATAATGTGGGCCAGGTTATTGTACAGCTAGACCAATCGTCGAAGATTATCTTGACCCTACAGAAGATTGACGCCTACTATCCGCatctgaagaagctgttaGACACCAAACCTGGTGTCGTGGTCAAGCTTTCGAACGGTCAATTAAGCCTTGCCGACCCCTACGCGCTGGAACGACTGGCATTAAAGGAATGGTTGAAGGACTGAAGAATACTAATTCAAGGTTCAGATGTTTATGGTCAGCGATCTCGACCATTCTAAGCGCTGACATTGAATACATCGTTCTATTCCTACGTCAAAGTAGAAAATACCGAAAGGCAGCCACCACTTCACAGTTTGCCGCTGGCGGGTCACGTTTATCGCTTCAGCTTGGCACACAGTCCTCCAAACTCCAGTCGAGAATGCGCAGATCAAGCTCTCATCTGGCCAACTGGAAAGACTTCACCATCTCATGGAGTCCAA is a window from the Trichoderma atroviride chromosome 5, complete sequence genome containing:
- a CDS encoding uncharacterized protein (EggNog:ENOG41) — encoded protein: MTGHIAEEEEDGSSAAATVESPQRAQEEEHTEQQYVPEIPIEAQRANFGLLCAAHNPGGQCVNPAVIPCQICQLVAYCTEECMRKDAERHSGECPPPTEPPSRSEPTSEIPDDPVQDEGFFWANYAATDVLNLAANEGIEFDGFLRILLSGTFGLRHLIYSIVAMPETACPYLEVAISELEVPHLYRTFLSLLILRKGEEINMDPYEVADLVTHVWYSFKWPHHVVAFFKNHLAADFEPFTGGRESHVSLGIDPIIKFLYPSDTLALCVGFSLLAWRAMKIFLDDTINQKPMNLESTNQESTNQESTNQESTNQESILRDREKDVEAYGEPLENAFARMSPSRVAGLVKWRQTGLMLAYGDSGLPHAQLNPMFYCSRPESFTCEPLSEWPMNEILDYTPYAAEADVYGKMVAYVREMLVKFQLRLKRRGIFVKLTNAGTVKLSGHLTKCFDREQKFDRIEAGHLFDTNAPLCFLTFSPLLRHHEENPFATLLIMTRGTFTRSDNPRTREIIADEKVKLFQPVSQSLDSIAPPVQTTDNKYSAACVHRHFALQVFDREWDMFSDRWLADPNYFNYEVMQTEDTKRGIFQTGWLGLQFKRKKYSQAAVAEPIDAEDRQDLNGRRRQQLEALDELVYHKARTLAGMEKGERYLLGYVVRVL